The Xanthomonas fragariae genome has a segment encoding these proteins:
- a CDS encoding ABC transporter permease → MNAMTNQASRARIFAWLLKREYWEHRGGFVWAQIITGGIAVFFALLGAVIGAITARRNTLGNSMAMSDMTEYTHTLGQVGDSLLLGGIGIASVVLAFVVFFYALGSLYDDRRDRSVLFWKSLPVSDVQTVLSKAVWALLLAPLIAIVIGAAVGLALWLIAIGGALIAGVPAPWAMATHSHPFSLLWLLLKTVPMSLLWALPTIGWLMFCSAWANSKPFLWAALFPLLACVMLSIVSAMPGVSLPIGWIWYIVGYRGLLSALPGSWSPLAVSGNLDSSSMRHPSDLVQWALLHIDSAQVYGSPDIWIGAAIGIALIAASIYLRRRRFDA, encoded by the coding sequence ATGAATGCAATGACCAACCAAGCATCTCGCGCACGCATTTTCGCCTGGCTGCTCAAACGCGAATATTGGGAACACCGTGGCGGCTTCGTGTGGGCACAGATCATCACCGGCGGTATCGCGGTGTTCTTCGCGCTGCTGGGCGCGGTCATCGGTGCGATCACCGCCCGCCGCAACACGCTCGGCAACAGCATGGCGATGTCGGACATGACCGAATACACGCACACTCTGGGCCAGGTCGGTGACAGCTTGCTGCTCGGCGGCATCGGCATCGCCTCGGTGGTGCTGGCGTTTGTGGTGTTCTTCTACGCACTCGGCAGCCTGTACGACGACCGCCGCGACCGCAGCGTGCTGTTTTGGAAATCGCTGCCGGTATCCGACGTGCAGACAGTGTTGTCCAAGGCCGTGTGGGCGCTGCTGCTGGCGCCGTTGATCGCCATCGTGATCGGTGCGGCGGTTGGGCTGGCGCTGTGGTTGATCGCGATCGGTGGTGCATTGATCGCCGGTGTTCCCGCCCCGTGGGCGATGGCGACCCATTCGCACCCGTTCTCGCTGCTGTGGTTGTTGCTGAAAACCGTGCCGATGAGTTTGCTGTGGGCATTGCCGACCATCGGCTGGCTGATGTTCTGCTCGGCCTGGGCCAACAGCAAGCCGTTCCTGTGGGCGGCGCTGTTTCCGCTGCTGGCCTGCGTGATGCTGAGCATTGTCTCGGCGATGCCGGGCGTGTCGCTGCCGATAGGCTGGATCTGGTACATAGTCGGCTATCGGGGCCTGCTCAGCGCCCTGCCCGGCAGCTGGTCGCCGCTTGCCGTCAGCGGCAATCTGGACAGCAGTAGCATGCGACACCCCAGCGATCTGGTGCAGTGGGCGCTGCTGCACATCGACAGCGCGCAGGTCTACGGCAGCCCGGATATCTGGATCGGTGCCGCAATCGGTATCGCGCTGATTGCCGCGTCCATCTATCTGCGTCGTCGGCGCTTTGACGCCTGA
- a CDS encoding DUF3060 domain-containing protein: MALRPLLYMSLIALTACGKKAAPKSGNATPQAPATASAPVASVPSVPSVPSMDCATPVSSSGERPTLMATSTSGKVSCDGHNVDLTGQNANLVFKGDCGTIAVLGQHAIVQIERAEAVRMVGNDAQVTLTSRP; encoded by the coding sequence ATGGCGTTGCGCCCACTGCTGTATATGTCACTCATCGCGCTGACGGCTTGCGGAAAAAAGGCCGCTCCAAAGTCCGGCAATGCGACCCCGCAAGCGCCGGCCACCGCGAGCGCGCCGGTCGCATCGGTGCCATCGGTGCCATCGGTGCCCAGCATGGACTGCGCAACCCCAGTCAGCAGCAGTGGCGAGCGGCCAACGCTGATGGCCACCTCGACCAGCGGTAAGGTCAGCTGCGACGGACATAACGTCGATCTGACCGGGCAGAACGCCAATCTGGTGTTCAAAGGCGACTGCGGCACCATCGCCGTGCTCGGCCAGCATGCGATCGTGCAGATCGAGCGCGCCGAAGCAGTGCGCATGGTCGGCAACGATGCACAGGTCACATTGACTAGTCGTCCCTGA
- the purB gene encoding adenylosuccinate lyase codes for MSDSALLALSPLDGRYASKVDALRPIFSEYGLIKARVKVEIEWLLALAAEPGIVELAPFSAASTQTLRRLGDDFSVTHAARVKEIERTTNHDVKAVEYFIKEQLKDDAELGPALEFVHFACTSEDINNLSYGLMLEQARHEVLLPTLDGVTASLRTLAHAQAAQPMLSRTHGQTASPTTLGKELANVVARLQRQRKQIAAVELTGKVNGAVGNYNAHLVSYPELDWAAFAQRFVESLGLVFNPYTTQIEPHDNVAEIGDATRRANTILIDLSRDIWGYISLGYFRQKLKEGEVGSSTMPHKVNPIDFENAEGNFGIANALFEHFSAKLPISRWQRDLTDSTVLRALGTAFGHTQVALDSLTKGLGKLTVNPERLDADLDAAWEVLAEAVQTVMRRHGLPNPYEQLKALTRGQGISAASMQAFVESLQLPEADKQRLRALTPSTYTGLAEQLARGI; via the coding sequence ATGTCGGATTCCGCCCTGCTCGCCCTGTCTCCGCTCGACGGCCGCTACGCCTCCAAGGTGGATGCGCTGCGCCCGATTTTTTCCGAATACGGACTGATCAAGGCACGGGTCAAGGTCGAGATCGAATGGCTGCTGGCACTGGCAGCCGAGCCGGGCATCGTCGAGTTGGCACCGTTCTCGGCCGCCTCCACGCAGACCCTACGCCGGCTGGGCGACGACTTCAGCGTGACCCATGCCGCGCGGGTCAAGGAGATCGAGCGCACCACCAACCATGACGTCAAAGCGGTGGAGTACTTCATCAAGGAGCAGCTCAAAGACGATGCGGAACTGGGTCCGGCGCTGGAATTCGTGCATTTCGCCTGCACCAGTGAGGACATCAACAACCTCAGCTACGGCCTGATGCTGGAACAGGCCCGACACGAGGTGTTGCTGCCGACGCTGGACGGGGTCACTGCCTCGCTGCGCACCCTTGCCCATGCGCAAGCGGCCCAGCCGATGCTGTCGCGCACGCACGGCCAAACCGCCTCGCCGACCACCCTGGGCAAGGAACTCGCCAACGTGGTCGCGCGGCTGCAACGCCAGCGCAAGCAGATCGCCGCGGTCGAGCTCACCGGCAAGGTCAATGGCGCGGTCGGTAACTACAACGCGCACCTGGTGTCGTATCCGGAGCTGGACTGGGCGGCGTTCGCGCAGCGCTTCGTCGAAAGCCTGGGCCTGGTGTTCAACCCGTATACCACCCAGATCGAGCCGCATGACAACGTGGCCGAAATCGGCGACGCCACCCGCCGCGCCAACACCATCCTGATCGACCTGTCGCGCGACATCTGGGGCTATATCTCGCTGGGCTACTTCAGGCAGAAGCTCAAAGAAGGCGAAGTCGGTTCCTCGACCATGCCACACAAGGTCAACCCGATCGACTTCGAAAACGCCGAAGGCAATTTCGGCATCGCCAATGCGCTGTTCGAGCATTTTTCCGCCAAGTTGCCCATCAGCCGCTGGCAGCGCGACCTCACCGACTCCACGGTGCTGCGCGCGCTGGGCACCGCGTTCGGCCACACCCAGGTCGCACTGGATTCACTGACCAAGGGTCTGGGCAAGCTGACCGTCAACCCCGAACGTCTGGACGCCGATCTGGATGCGGCATGGGAAGTGCTGGCCGAGGCCGTGCAGACGGTGATGCGCCGTCATGGCCTGCCCAATCCGTACGAGCAATTGAAAGCGTTGACGCGCGGCCAGGGCATTAGTGCAGCGTCGATGCAGGCCTTCGTGGAAAGCCTGCAGTTGCCGGAAGCCGACAAGCAGCGCCTGCGTGCGCTGACCCCGAGCACTTACACCGGTCTGGCCGAGCAACTGGCGCGCGGCATTTAA
- a CDS encoding class II fumarate hydratase: MSERFRTEHDSMGELQVPADALWGAQTQRAVQNFPVSGQPMPRGFICALGLIKAAAARVNAELGLLPKSISKTVQDAALQVADGTHDAQFPVDVYQTGSGTSSNMNANEVIATLATRAGKDAVHPNDHVNLGQSSNDVVPTAIRVSALLAVHKQLQPALKHLRKTIDKRAKSLDKVVKTGRTHLMDAMPLTFGQEFGTWSAQLSSAQDRIDDALKRLRRLPLGGTAIGTGINADPRFGGKVAKALSSLSGGKFESAENKFEGLAAQDDAVELSGQLNALAVALIKIANDLRWMNAGPLAGLGEIELPALQPGSSIMPGKVNPVIPEATVMACAQVIGHHTAITVAGQTGNFQLNVTLPLIAYNLLDSITLLSNVSRLLADTAIAGLRVRQERVREALDRNPILVTALNPIIGYEKAAAIAKRAYKEQRAVLDVAKEDSGLSEADLRRLLDPAALTRGGIQASGGGGGGG; encoded by the coding sequence ATGAGTGAACGTTTCAGGACCGAACACGACAGCATGGGCGAATTGCAGGTGCCTGCCGATGCGTTGTGGGGCGCGCAGACCCAGCGTGCCGTGCAGAATTTCCCGGTGTCCGGCCAACCGATGCCGCGTGGGTTTATCTGCGCACTGGGGTTGATCAAGGCTGCTGCGGCCCGCGTCAATGCCGAGCTTGGGTTGTTGCCGAAATCGATCAGCAAGACGGTGCAGGACGCCGCCTTGCAGGTGGCTGACGGTACGCACGATGCGCAGTTTCCGGTCGATGTCTATCAGACCGGTTCGGGCACCTCGTCCAACATGAATGCCAACGAGGTGATCGCAACGCTGGCCACGCGCGCCGGCAAGGATGCAGTGCATCCCAACGATCACGTCAATCTCGGGCAGAGTTCCAACGATGTGGTGCCGACTGCCATCCGCGTGTCTGCCTTGCTCGCGGTGCACAAACAGTTGCAACCGGCGCTCAAGCATCTGCGCAAGACCATCGACAAGCGTGCCAAGAGCCTAGACAAGGTGGTCAAGACAGGTCGCACCCATCTGATGGATGCGATGCCGCTGACATTTGGGCAGGAGTTCGGTACGTGGTCGGCGCAGCTGAGTTCGGCGCAGGATCGCATCGACGACGCGCTCAAGCGCTTGCGGCGGTTGCCACTGGGCGGTACTGCGATCGGTACCGGCATCAATGCCGATCCACGCTTCGGCGGCAAGGTGGCAAAGGCTTTGTCGAGCTTGAGCGGGGGCAAGTTCGAAAGTGCGGAAAACAAGTTCGAAGGCTTGGCCGCGCAGGACGATGCAGTGGAATTGTCCGGCCAACTCAATGCGCTGGCAGTTGCGCTGATCAAAATCGCAAATGACTTGCGCTGGATGAATGCCGGTCCGTTGGCGGGCTTGGGCGAGATCGAATTGCCGGCGTTGCAGCCGGGCAGTTCGATCATGCCAGGCAAGGTCAACCCGGTGATTCCAGAAGCAACCGTGATGGCGTGCGCGCAGGTGATCGGCCACCACACCGCAATCACCGTGGCCGGGCAGACCGGTAACTTTCAGTTGAACGTGACGCTGCCGCTGATTGCCTACAACCTGCTGGATTCGATCACCCTGCTGAGCAATGTCTCGCGCCTGCTGGCAGATACCGCAATTGCCGGCTTGAGGGTGCGTCAGGAGCGCGTACGCGAGGCATTGGATCGCAATCCGATTCTGGTTACCGCGCTGAACCCGATCATCGGCTACGAAAAGGCTGCTGCAATCGCCAAGCGTGCCTATAAAGAGCAGCGTGCGGTGCTGGACGTGGCCAAGGAGGACAGCGGGCTCAGCGAGGCCGATCTGCGGCGGTTGCTGGATCCGGCCGCGTTGACCCGTGGTGGGATCCAGGCGAGCGGCGGCGGTGGAGGGGGTGGCTGA